The following are encoded together in the Phragmites australis chromosome 19, lpPhrAust1.1, whole genome shotgun sequence genome:
- the LOC133900116 gene encoding disease resistance protein RPM1-like, whose amino-acid sequence MAEAVLLAISKIGMVLSDEVINFVIDSLSQKITNLRELPENVKHIGTELSMMNNVIQDLDTKNLSINVVKGWIAELRKLAFHVEDVMDKYSYHAFQLQEEGSLKRFFKGAHNAKIFSDIAEEVVLIKGEIEQLKKLQKDYFPAVQLVPSPDVIERRGSQGCLPELVQDEDLVGIMVNRTKLIGWLDSNEPNSTVITVSGMGGLGKTTLVLNVYEYEKIKFPINAWITVSQTYTIDGLLRELLRKIGCTEKPSTSIDKMDVHELRQEIRSNLQGGRKCLFVLDDVWNKEVYLQMEDIFKNLQASRIIITTRKDDVASLASSNCHLQLQPLGSPDAFNLFCRRAFNNTTDRMCPTELKNVAASIVERCKGLPLAIVSMGSLMSSKKPTEHAWNQMYRQFRSELAKPDNVQAILKLSYNDLPGNLRNCFLYCSLFPEDYIMSRESLVRQWVAEGFAVTNENNTPEDVAELNLVELINRNMLQVVDNDELGRVNTCKMHDIVHDLALSIAKDEKFGSANDKGAMIQMDKDVRRLSSCGWKDSDASRVSFPRLRTLMSLDAVTSTPHMLASILSGSSYLTVLELQDSVITEVPASIANLFNLRYIGLRRSRVKSLPECIEKLSNLQTLDIKQTKIEKLPRGIVKVRKLRHLLADRVVDEKHQDFQYFVGVQPPKDLSNLVELQTLETVEATDDLADQLNKLRKLQSVWIGNVSAKHSEKLFVTLSKMPLLSSLLLNASDENQPLHLEALNPHSKELHRLIVRGRWAAETLHCPIFHGHGKNLKYLALSWSGLHEDPLQLLAPHVPNLTYLSLNKASTADTLDISEGCFPQLKTLVLKNLSNVNLLMIGKGSLKNIEGLYIVALPRLDKVPKDIESLCSLKKLWLLYLHKGFKAQWDKDGMHQKMAYVLELRME is encoded by the coding sequence ATGGCAGAGGCGGTGCTACTTGCCATCTCAAAGATTGGTATGGTTTTAAGCGATGAAGTCATCAATTTCGTCATAGATAGTCTATCTCAAAAAATAACTAACCTGAGGGAACTGCCAGAAAATGTTAAGCACATTGGGACAGAATTGAGTATGATGAACAATGTAATACAAGATCTGGATACCAAAAATCTCAGTATCAATGTGGTCAAGGGATGGATTGCAGAGCTGCGAAAGCTGGCCTTCCACGTTGAGGATGTAATGGACAAATACTCGTATCACGCTTTTCAGCTGCAGGAAGAAGGATCACTGAAGAGGTTCTTCAAAGGAGCACATAATGCCAAAATTTTCAGCGATATTGCTGAAGAGGTAGTCCTCATAAAGGGTGAGATTGAGCAATTAAAAAAACTGCAAAAGGACTATTTCCCTGCTGTTCAGCTTGTTCCAAGTCCTGATGTAATTGAACGACGAGGATCTCAAGGCTGCCTGCCAGAACTTGTTCAAGATGAAGACCTCGTGGGGATTATGGTCAATCGGACAAAGCTGATCGGATGGCTTGACTCAAATGAGCCGAACAGCACAGTGATAACGGTGTCAGGTATGGGTGGATTGGGAAAAACCACCTTGGTATTGAATGTTTATGAGTACGAGAAGATCAAATTCCCTATTAATGCATGGATCACAGTGTCACAGACCTACACAATAGATGGCTTGCTGAGGGAACTACTCAGGAAGATTGGGTGCACAGAGAAGCCCTCGACTAGCATAGACAAAATGGACGTCCACGAGTTGAGACAAGAAATAAGATCGAATCTCCAAGGTGGCAGAAAATGCTTGTTTGTGTTGGATGATGTTTGGAATAAGGAGGTGTATCTCCAAATGGAAGATATTTTCAAGAATCTGCAAGCAAGCCGTATTATCATCACAACGCGGAAAGATGACGTCGCATCTCTTGCATCCTCAAACTGCCACCTGCAGCTCCAGCCTTTGGGAAGCCCTGATGCATTCAACCTCTTCTGTAGAAGGGCCTTCAATAACACAACAGACCGGATGTGTCCAACAGAGCTCAAGAATGTGGCAGCTTCCATAGTCGAAAGGTGCAAGGGCCTGCCGTTAGCAATTGTTTCTATGGGCAGCCTCATGTCCTCGAAGAAACCAACAGAACATGCCTGGAATCAAATGTACAGGCAGTTCCGGAGCGAGCTAGCTAAACCAGACAATGTCCAGGCAATTTTGAAGCTTAGCTACAATGACTTACCAGGAAACCTCAGAAACTGTTTCCTATACTGCAGCCTGTTTCCTGAAGATTACATCATGTCAAGGGAGAGCCTTGTCAGACAGTGGGTTGCTGAAGGCTTTGCGGTGACCAACGAAAACAACACACCGGAGGATGTGGCTGAACTAAATCTCGTGGAGCTCATTAACAGGAACATGCTGCAAGTTGTGGACAATGATGAGCTTGGCAGGGTGAACACATGTAAGATGCACGACATTGTGCATGACCTGGCTCTTTCTATTGCTAAAGACGAGAAGTTTGGCTCTGCAAATGATAAAGGTGCAATGATACAGATGGACAAGGACGTCCGTCGTCTGTCGTCATGTGGATGGAAAGACAGTGATGCATCAAGAGTGAGCTTCCCGCGCCTTCGCACCCTAATGTCACTTGATGCCGTGACTTCCACTCCTCACATGTTAGCCTCAATTTTGTCTGGATCCAGCTACCTTACTGTTCTGGAGCTGCAAGATTCTGTAATCACCGAAGTGCCAGCATCTATAGCAAACCTTTTTAATCTACGTTACATTGGCTTGCGGCGCAGCAGGGTCAAGTCACTCCCCGAGTGTATTGAGAAGTTGTCCAACCTACAGACCCTAGACATCAAGCAAACCAAAATAGAGAAGCTGCCACGAGGCATAGTAAAGGTTAGGAAGCTGCGGCATCTGTTAGCTGACAGAGTCGTTGACGAGAAGCATCAAGATTTCCAGTACTTCGTCGGGGTACAGCCACCCAAGGACCTCTCTAACTTGGTTGAACTTCAGACTCTCGAGACTGTGGAAGCCACAGATGACTTGGCAGACCAACTGAACAAACTGAGGAAACTACAAAGCGTGTGGATTGGCAACGTTAGTGCAAAGCATTCAGAAAAGCTTTTTGTTACCCTGTCCAAGATGCCACTTCTGTCCAGCTTGCTTCTCAATGCAAGTGATGAGAACCAGCCACTCCATTTGGAAGCTCTCAATCCACACTCCAAAGAGCTCCACAGGTTGATCGTCAGAGGCCGTTGGGCTGCCGAGACGCTGCACTGCCCAATATTTCACGGCCACGGGAAAAATCTCAAGTATCTAGCTCTAAGCTGGTCTGGTCTTCACGAAGACCCACTCCAACTGCTTGCACCACACGTGCCAAACCTCACCTATCTGAGCCTAAACAAGGCCAGCACTGCAGACACCTTGGATATATCTGAAGGGTGCTTCCCACAACTGAAGACGCTCGTACTGAAGAACCTTTCCAATGTCAACCTGCTGATGATTGGAAAGGGTTCTCTTAAAAATATCGAAGGTTTATATATTGTGGCGCTGCCCAGGCTGGATAAGGTCCCTAAAGACATCGAATCGCTCTGCTCTCTAAAGAAGCTGTGGCTGTTGTATCTTCACAAGGGCTTCAAAGCTCAGTGGGACAAGGATGGAATGCACCAGAAGATGGCGTATGTTTTGGAGCTTCGCATGGAGTAA